A region from the Drosophila ananassae strain 14024-0371.13 chromosome 2L, ASM1763931v2, whole genome shotgun sequence genome encodes:
- the LOC6505979 gene encoding uncharacterized protein LOC6505979 — MRLLSGIVLFLMGGFLLINRFVSGEDQKNSSWISQLTKLQSDLQDCYRSEVTRSLWWCFRSRSIKMFKGLMTTPVIPIYDGVLLVSAPNSTTNSSRSDDERKDLKHLTWFDHLAGSLAKGLTTHTLQVNLGKLTDRYLNSESSSTDPIGSARLRRHRYNMIITMMFGVTALGAILVPMGFQMLSIVSGKALLLAKMALLLASINGLKRVANSGLHYGLYHVPGEHLGGYYDRGDVNHPRNVPIPVAVAPSLDMGLK; from the exons ATGCGTTTGCTGTCGGGTATTGTGCTATTCCTCATGGGAGGCTTTCTACTGATCAATCGGTTCGTTTCTGGAGAGGATCAGAAAAACTCCAGCTGGATATCCCAACTGACAAAGTTACAAAGTGATCTGCAAGACTGTTACCGCTCTGAAGTAACGCGAAGTTTGTGGTGGTGTTTTCGTTCAAGGAGTATAAAGATGTTTAAAGGATTAATGACAACTCCTGTGATTCCTATATACGATGGTGTGCTTCTGGTATCAGCTCCCAATTCCACAACAAACTCCTCAAGATCCGATGATGAGAGAAAGGACTTGAAGCACCTCACCTGGTTCGACCATTTGGCTGGCAGTTTGGCCAAGGGCTTAACCACTCACACATTGCAAGTGAACTTGGGGAAACTCACCGACAGATATTTGAATAGTG aaagcTCATCTACGGATCCCATTGGAAGTGCTCGACTGAGGCGACATCGCTATAACATGATAATCACCATGATGTTTGGAGTTACAGCCTTGGGAGCCATTTTGGTGCCCATGGGCTTCCAGATGCTATCCATTGTGAGCGGCAAAGCTTTGTTATTGGCCAAGATGGCTTTACTTCTGGCCTCCATAAACGGATTAAAAAGG GTGGCCAACAGTGGCCTCCATTATGGCCTGTATCATGTGCCGGGTGAGCATTTAGGAGGATACTATGACAGAGGGGATGTAAATCACCCAAGGAATGTACCCATACCCGTAGCAGTGGCTCCATCTTTGGATATGGGATTAAAATAG